Proteins encoded by one window of Cannabis sativa cultivar Pink pepper isolate KNU-18-1 chromosome 4, ASM2916894v1, whole genome shotgun sequence:
- the LOC115713980 gene encoding probable xyloglucan glycosyltransferase 6, translated as MSRPSNHEFQQWWNKQRETNPEVLLLKKPDETANGFLSLEIRTPTAESTVEKERTRSARQLSWVCLLKFQQIAGSLAWVTNGVVLLLRTANRRIASPNSPADSSTSRLYRAIKVFLALVLLLLGFELLAYFQGWHFSPPSVGSAAVLGFVERVYAHWLDIRANYLAPPLQSLTNLCIVLFLIQSVDRLILMFGCFWIKFRKLKPKAAMEYGDSPPMDEEGNENVEDYPMVLVQIPMCNEREVYQQSIAAVCVQDWPRQRMLVQVLDDSDELDVQMLIKAEVQKWQQRGVRILYRHRLIRTGYKAGNLKSAMGCDYVKDYEFVAIFDADFQPGPDFLKKTIPHFKGNDDIALVQTRWSFVNKDENLLTRLQNINLSFHFEVEQQVNGVFLNFFGFNGTAGVWRIKALEDCGGWLERTTVEDMDVAVRAHLCGWKFIYLDDVKCLCELPESYEAYKKQQHRWHSGPMQLFRLCFVDVIRSKVSLAKKVNLIFLFFLLRKLILPFYSFTLFCIILPLTMFLPEAQLPAWVVCYVPGVMSILNILPAPRSFPFIVPFLLFENTMSVTKFNAMISGLFRFGSSYEWIVTKKSGRSSETDLVAFEKESGPLVRSNSLYRSSSESGIDELSKLEVSKKSVKSKKNRLYRKELALAFILLTASLRSLLSAQGIHFYFLLFQGITFLVVGLDLIGEQVS; from the exons ATGTCTCGACCTTCGAACCACGAGTTTCAACAATGGTGGAACAAGCAAAGAGAGACGAACCCAGAAGTACTCCTTCTCAAGAAACCTGACGAGACAGCTAATGGTTTCCTTAGCCTCGAGATCCGGACTCCAACCGCCGAATCTACGGTCGAGAAGGAGCGAACGCGGAGCGCTCGTCAGCTCTCATGGGTATGCCTCTTGAAATTCCAGCAAATCGCTGGTTCGCTCGCTTGGGTTACGAATGGCGTCGTTTTGCTTCTCCGTACTGCCAACCGACGAATCGCGTCCCCCAATTCCCCAGCTGACTCGTCTACTTCGCGTCTCTATAGAGCAATCAAGGTGTTTCTGGCTTTAGTTTTGCTTCTTCTAGGGTTTGAGCTTCTTGCTTACTTCCAGGGATGGCATTTTAGCCCGCCTTCGGTCGGCTCGGCTGCTGTTCTCGGGTTTGTTGAGCGAGTTTACGCTCATTGGCTTGATATACGAGCCAATTACTTAGCGCCGCCGCTTCAGAGCTTGACGAATCTCTGCATTGTTCTTTTTCTCATTCAATCTGTGGATCGATTGATTTTGATGTTTGGTTGCTTCTGGATCAAGTTCCGGAAGCTGAAGCCTAAGGCAGCCATGGAGTATGGGGATTCTCCACCTATGGATGAGGAGGGCAATGAGAATGTTGAGGATTATCCAATGGTGTTAGTTCAAATTCCCATGTGCAATGAGAGGGAG GTTTACCAGCAATCGATTGCTGCAGTTTGTGTCCAGGACTGGCCTAGGCAGAGAATGCTTGTACAAGTTCTTGATGATTCAGATGAATTAGATGTTCAAATGCTTATCAAGGCAGAAGTGCAGAAGTGGCAACAGCGGGGTGTTCGCATATTGTACAGGCATCGTTTAATTCGCACGGGATATAAAGCAGGCAATCTTAAATCTGCAATGGGGTGTGATTATGTTAAAGATTATGAATTTGTAGCAAtatttgatgcagattttcagCCTGGACcagatttcttgaagaaaactatTCCTCATTTCAAG GGAAATGATGACATTGCACTTGTTCAGACAAGATGGTCTTTTGTGAACAAGGATGAGAACTTGCTCACTAGGCTGCAGAACATAAACTTGTCATTTCACTTTGAGGTTGAACAACAGGTCAATGGTGTGTTTCTCAACTTTTTTGGTTTTAATGGTACTGCTGGTGTATGGAGAATAAAGGCCCTCGAGGATTGTGGTGGTTGGCTGGAACGAACTACTGTTGAGGACATGGACGTTGCTGTCCGTGCTCATCTTTGCGGATGGAAGTTCATTTATTTGGATGATGTTAAG TGCCTTTGTGAGCTTCCTGAGTCCTATGAGGCATACAAGAAACAGCAACATCGCTGGCATTCTGGTCCAATGCAGTTGTTTCGCTTGTGCTTCGTTGATGTAATCCGTTCTAAG GTTAGTTTGGCGAAGAAAGTAAACTTGATATTTTTGTTCTTCCTCCTGCGAAAGCTTATTCTGCCATTCTATTCGTTCACCCTCTTTTGCATCATTCTTCCATTGACAATGTTCCTACCAGAAGCTCAATTACCGGCATGGGTTGTTTGTTATGTTCCTGGAGTAATGTCTATCCTGAATATTCTTCCAGCACCTCGGTCTTTTCCTTTTATAGTCCCCTTCCTCCTTTTCGAGAACACCATGTCGGTGACGAAATTTAATGCTATGATATCAGGATTGTTTCGGTTTGGAAGTTCCTACGAGTGGATAGTTACAAAGAAATCGGGAAGATCATCAGAAACAGATCTGGTAGCTTTCGAGAAGGAATCCGGTCCCCTTGTCAGATCCAACTCACTTTACAGGTCATCTTCAGAATCAGGCATTGATGAACTGAGCAAATTAGAAGTTTCTAAAAAATCGGTTAAGTCAAAAAAGAACCGTCTATACAGAAAGGAACTTGCTCTAGCATTTATACTGTTGACTGCTTCATTAAGAAGCTTGTTGTCTGCCCAAGGAATCCACTTCTACTTCCTGCTATTTCAAGGAATCACTTTTCTAGTTGTAGGTCTCGATTTGATCGGCGAGCAGGTGAGTTGA